A DNA window from Enterobacter asburiae contains the following coding sequences:
- the nrdB gene encoding class Ia ribonucleoside-diphosphate reductase subunit beta, whose product MAYTTFSQTKNDQLKEPMFFGQPVNVARYDQQKYDIFEKLIEKQLSFFWRPEEVDVSRDRIDYQSLPDHEKHIFISNLKYQTLLDSIQGRSPNVALLPLISIPELETWVETWAFSETIHSRSYTHIIRNIVNDPAVVFDDIVTNEQIQKRAEGIAHYYDELIEMTSYWHLLGEGTHNVNGKTITVNLRALKKQLYLCLMSVNALEAIRFYVSFACSFAFAERKLMEGNAKIIRLIARDEALHLTGTQHMLNLLRSGTDDPEMAEIAEECKQECYDLFVLAAQQEKEWADYLFRDGSMIGLNKDILCQYVEYITNIRMQAVGLDLPFQTRSNPIPWINTWLVSDNVQVAPQEVEVSSYLVGQIDSEVNTDDLSNFQL is encoded by the coding sequence ATGGCATATACCACCTTTTCACAGACGAAAAACGACCAGCTCAAAGAGCCGATGTTCTTCGGCCAGCCGGTCAACGTGGCACGCTACGATCAGCAAAAATATGACATCTTCGAAAAGCTGATTGAAAAGCAACTCTCCTTCTTCTGGCGCCCGGAAGAAGTGGACGTCTCCCGCGACCGTATTGACTACCAGTCGCTGCCGGATCACGAAAAACATATCTTCATCAGCAACCTGAAGTACCAGACGCTGCTGGACTCCATTCAGGGTCGAAGCCCGAACGTGGCGCTGCTGCCGCTGATCTCCATTCCTGAGCTGGAAACCTGGGTGGAAACCTGGGCGTTCTCCGAGACGATCCACTCCCGCTCTTACACCCACATCATCCGCAACATCGTGAACGATCCGGCGGTGGTGTTTGACGATATCGTCACCAACGAGCAGATCCAGAAGCGCGCGGAAGGCATTGCCCATTACTACGACGAGCTGATCGAGATGACCAGCTACTGGCATTTGCTGGGCGAAGGTACGCACAACGTGAACGGTAAAACCATCACCGTTAACCTGCGCGCGCTGAAAAAACAGCTGTACCTGTGCCTGATGAGCGTCAACGCGCTGGAAGCGATCCGCTTCTACGTGAGCTTCGCCTGCTCCTTCGCCTTTGCAGAGCGCAAGCTGATGGAAGGCAACGCCAAAATCATTCGTCTGATCGCCCGCGATGAAGCCCTGCACCTGACCGGTACCCAGCACATGCTGAACCTGCTGCGCAGCGGGACGGACGATCCGGAGATGGCGGAAATTGCCGAAGAGTGCAAGCAGGAGTGCTACGACCTGTTCGTGCTGGCGGCTCAGCAAGAGAAAGAGTGGGCAGACTACCTGTTCCGCGACGGCTCCATGATTGGCCTGAACAAAGACATCCTGTGCCAGTACGTTGAGTACATCACCAATATCCGCATGCAGGCTGTCGGTCTTGACCTGCCGTTCCAGACGCGCTCTAACCCAATCCCGTGGATCAACACCTGGCTGGTGTCCGATAACGTGCAGGTTGCGCCGCAGGAAGTGGAAGTCAGCTCTTATCTGGTCGGTCAGATTGATTCTGAAGTCAACACCGACGACCTGAGCAACTTCCAGCTCTGA
- the nrdA gene encoding class 1a ribonucleoside-diphosphate reductase subunit alpha: MNQSLLVTKRDGTTERINLDKIHRVLDWAAEGLNNVSISQVELRSHIQFYDGIKTSDIHETIIKAAADLISREAPDYQYLAARLAIFHLRKKAYGQFEPPKLYDHVVKMVELGKYDTHLLEDYTEEEFEQMNGFIDHWRDMNFSYAAVKQLEGKYLVQNRVTGEIYESAQFLYILVAACLFSNYPRDTRLEYVKRFYDAVSTFKISLPTPIMSGVRTPTRQFSSCVLIECGDSLDSINATSSAIVKYVSQRAGIGINAGRIRALGSPIRGGEAFHTGCIPFYKHFQTAVKSCSQGGVRGGAATLFYPMWHLEVESLLVLKNNRGVEGNRVRHMDYGVQINKLMYTRLLKGEDITLFSPSDVPGLYDAFFADQDEFERLYTKYEKDDSIRKQRVKAVDLFSLMMQERASTGRIYIQNVDHCNTHSPFDPVVAPVRQSNLCLEIALPTKPLEDVNDENGEIALCTLSAFNLGAIKSLDELEELAVLAVRALDALLDYQDYPIPAAKRGAMGRRTLGIGVINFAYWLAKNGKRYSDGSANNLTHQTFEAIQYYLMKASNELAKEQGACPWFNETTYAKGILPIDTYKKDLDAIVSEPLHLDWEGLRESIKTHGLRNSTLSALMPSETSSQISNATNGIEPPRGHVSIKASKDGVLRQVVPDYETLGNNYELLWEMPNNDGYLQLVGIMQKFIDQSISANTNYDPTRFPSGKVPMQQLLKDLLTAYKFGVKTLYYHNTRDGAEDAQDDMVPSIQDDGCESGACKI, translated from the coding sequence ATGAATCAGAGTCTGCTGGTGACAAAGCGCGACGGTACTACCGAGCGTATCAATCTGGACAAAATCCATCGAGTTCTCGACTGGGCAGCAGAAGGACTGAACAACGTATCTATCTCCCAGGTTGAACTGCGTTCCCACATTCAGTTCTACGACGGCATCAAAACGTCTGATATCCACGAAACAATCATTAAAGCAGCGGCAGACCTCATCTCCCGCGAAGCACCGGATTATCAGTACCTCGCTGCACGTCTGGCGATTTTCCACCTGCGTAAAAAAGCCTACGGCCAGTTTGAGCCGCCGAAGCTTTACGATCACGTAGTGAAAATGGTTGAGCTGGGCAAATACGACACGCATCTGCTGGAAGACTATACGGAAGAAGAGTTCGAGCAGATGAACGGGTTTATCGATCACTGGCGCGACATGAACTTCTCCTACGCGGCGGTGAAGCAGCTCGAAGGCAAATACCTGGTTCAGAACCGTGTAACCGGTGAGATCTACGAAAGCGCCCAGTTCCTCTATATTCTGGTGGCCGCCTGCCTGTTCTCTAACTACCCGCGTGACACCCGTCTGGAATACGTGAAGCGTTTCTACGATGCGGTATCCACGTTCAAGATTTCTCTGCCGACGCCAATCATGTCTGGCGTGCGTACCCCAACCCGTCAGTTCAGCTCCTGCGTACTGATCGAGTGTGGTGACAGCCTGGATTCCATCAACGCCACCTCCAGCGCGATCGTGAAATACGTCTCCCAGCGTGCCGGTATCGGCATCAACGCCGGTCGCATCCGTGCGCTGGGCAGCCCGATTCGCGGCGGTGAAGCGTTCCACACCGGCTGTATCCCGTTCTATAAACACTTCCAGACGGCAGTAAAATCCTGCTCTCAGGGCGGCGTGCGCGGCGGTGCTGCGACCCTGTTCTACCCGATGTGGCACCTGGAAGTGGAAAGCCTGCTGGTTCTGAAAAACAACCGCGGCGTGGAAGGCAACCGCGTGCGTCACATGGACTACGGCGTGCAGATCAACAAGCTGATGTACACCCGTCTGCTGAAAGGCGAAGACATCACCCTGTTCAGCCCGTCCGACGTTCCGGGCCTGTATGACGCGTTCTTTGCCGATCAGGACGAGTTCGAGCGTCTGTACACCAAATACGAAAAAGACGACAGCATCCGCAAGCAGCGCGTGAAGGCGGTAGACCTGTTCTCCCTGATGATGCAGGAACGTGCCTCTACCGGCCGTATCTACATCCAGAACGTGGACCACTGCAACACCCACAGCCCGTTTGATCCAGTAGTTGCGCCAGTGCGCCAGTCTAACCTGTGCCTGGAGATCGCCCTGCCGACCAAACCGCTGGAAGACGTGAACGACGAAAACGGTGAAATCGCGCTGTGTACGCTTTCCGCGTTCAACCTGGGCGCAATTAAGAGCCTGGACGAGCTGGAAGAGCTGGCGGTGCTGGCGGTTCGCGCGCTCGACGCTCTGCTGGACTACCAGGATTACCCAATCCCGGCCGCTAAACGCGGTGCAATGGGCCGCCGTACCCTGGGTATCGGCGTGATCAACTTCGCCTACTGGCTGGCGAAAAACGGCAAGCGTTACTCCGACGGCAGCGCCAATAACCTGACGCACCAGACGTTCGAAGCGATTCAGTACTACCTGATGAAAGCCTCTAACGAGCTGGCGAAAGAGCAAGGCGCGTGCCCGTGGTTCAACGAAACCACCTACGCGAAAGGCATTCTGCCAATCGACACCTACAAGAAAGACCTGGATGCGATCGTCAGCGAGCCGCTGCACCTCGACTGGGAAGGCCTGCGCGAGTCCATCAAGACCCACGGCCTGCGTAACTCCACGCTCTCTGCCCTGATGCCGTCCGAGACCTCTTCGCAGATCTCTAACGCCACCAACGGTATTGAACCGCCGCGCGGCCACGTCAGCATCAAAGCGTCGAAAGACGGCGTGCTGCGTCAGGTGGTGCCGGATTACGAAACGCTGGGTAATAACTACGAGCTGCTGTGGGAAATGCCAAACAACGACGGCTACCTGCAGCTGGTGGGTATCATGCAGAAGTTTATCGACCAGTCGATCTCTGCCAATACCAACTATGACCCGACGCGCTTCCCGTCCGGCAAGGTACCGATGCAGCAGCTGCTGAAAGACCTGCTCACCGCCTACAAATTTGGCGTGAAAACGCTGTACTATCACAACACCCGTGACGGTGCGGAAGACGCGCAGGACGACATGGTACCGTCAATTCAGGACGATGGCTGCGAAAGCGGCGCATGTAAGATCTAA
- the gyrA gene encoding DNA topoisomerase (ATP-hydrolyzing) subunit A — MSDLAREITPVNIEEELKSSYLDYAMSVIVGRALPDVRDGLKPVHRRVLYAMNVLGNDWNKAYKKSARVVGDVIGKYHPHGDTAVYDTIVRMAQPFSLRYMLVDGQGNFGSVDGDSAAAMRYTEIRMSKIAHELMADLEKETVDFVDNYDGTERIPDVMPTKIPNLLVNGSSGIAVGMATNIPPHNITEVINGCLAYIDDEDISIEGLMEHIPGPDFPTAAIINGRRGIEEAYRTGRGKIYIRARAEVEADAKTGRETIIVHEIPYQVNKARLIEKIAELVKEKRVEGISALRDESDKDGMRIVIEIKRDAVGEVVLNNLYSQTQLQVSFGINMVALHHGQPKIMNLKEILSAFVRHRREVVTRRTIFELRKARDRAHILEALAVALANIDPIIELIRRAPTPAEAKAALISRPWDLGNVAAMLERAGDDAARPEWLEPEFGVRDGQYYLTEQQAQAILDLRLQKLTGLEHEKLLDEYKELLEQIAELLHILGSAERLMEVIREELELVRDQFGDARRTEITANSSDINIEDLINREDVVVTLSHQGYVKYQPLTDYEAQRRGGKGKSAARIKEEDFIDRLLVANTHDTILCFSSRGRLYWMKVYQLPEASRGARGRPIVNLLPLEANERITAILPVREYEEGVNVFMATASGTVKKTALTEFSRPRSAGIIAVNLNEGDELIGVDLTSGSDEVMLFSAAGKVVRFKENAVRAMGRTATGVRGIKLAGEDSVVSLIIPRGEGAILTVTQNGYGKRTAEGEYPTKSRGTQGVISIKVTERNGSVVGAVQVDDADQIMMITDAGTLVRTRVSEISVVGRNTQGVILIRTAEDENVVGLQRVAEPVDDEELDSIDGSVAEGDDDIAPEADTDDDVADDADE; from the coding sequence ATGAGCGACCTTGCGAGAGAAATTACACCGGTTAACATCGAGGAAGAGCTGAAGAGCTCCTATCTGGACTATGCGATGTCGGTCATTGTTGGCCGTGCGCTGCCGGACGTCCGCGATGGCCTTAAGCCGGTACACCGTCGCGTACTATACGCCATGAACGTATTGGGCAATGACTGGAATAAAGCCTATAAAAAATCTGCCCGCGTCGTCGGTGACGTCATCGGTAAATATCACCCGCATGGTGATACCGCCGTGTATGACACCATCGTTCGTATGGCGCAGCCATTCTCCTTGCGTTACATGCTGGTAGATGGTCAGGGTAACTTTGGTTCAGTCGACGGCGACTCCGCTGCGGCGATGCGTTATACGGAAATCCGTATGTCGAAAATCGCTCATGAGCTGATGGCCGACCTGGAAAAAGAGACCGTTGATTTCGTCGATAACTACGACGGCACCGAGCGCATCCCAGATGTGATGCCAACCAAGATCCCGAACCTGCTGGTTAACGGTTCGTCCGGTATTGCGGTCGGTATGGCAACCAACATTCCGCCGCACAATATCACCGAAGTGATCAACGGCTGCCTGGCCTATATCGACGATGAAGACATCAGCATTGAAGGGCTGATGGAACACATCCCGGGTCCGGACTTCCCAACGGCGGCGATTATCAACGGTCGTCGCGGTATTGAAGAAGCGTACCGCACCGGCCGCGGCAAGATTTACATCCGTGCCCGCGCCGAAGTTGAAGCGGACGCTAAAACCGGCCGTGAAACCATCATTGTTCACGAGATCCCGTATCAGGTGAACAAAGCGCGTCTGATTGAAAAAATCGCCGAGCTGGTAAAAGAAAAACGCGTTGAAGGCATCAGCGCGCTGCGTGACGAGTCTGACAAAGACGGTATGCGCATTGTGATTGAGATCAAACGCGACGCGGTGGGTGAGGTTGTGCTGAACAACCTGTACTCCCAGACTCAGCTTCAGGTTTCCTTCGGTATCAACATGGTTGCGCTGCACCATGGTCAGCCGAAGATCATGAACCTGAAAGAGATCCTGAGCGCGTTCGTGCGTCACCGCCGTGAAGTGGTGACCCGTCGTACCATCTTCGAACTGCGCAAAGCGCGCGACCGTGCGCACATCCTTGAAGCGCTGGCGGTTGCGCTGGCCAACATCGACCCGATCATCGAACTGATCCGTCGTGCGCCAACCCCGGCGGAGGCGAAAGCCGCCCTGATTTCCCGTCCGTGGGATCTGGGTAACGTCGCCGCGATGCTGGAACGTGCGGGCGATGACGCAGCGCGTCCTGAGTGGCTGGAACCTGAGTTCGGCGTGCGTGACGGTCAGTATTACCTGACTGAACAGCAGGCTCAGGCGATTCTGGATCTGCGTCTGCAGAAACTGACCGGCCTTGAGCACGAGAAACTGCTCGACGAATACAAAGAGCTGCTGGAACAGATTGCTGAACTGCTGCATATTCTGGGCAGCGCAGAGCGTCTGATGGAAGTGATCCGTGAAGAGCTGGAGCTGGTCCGCGATCAGTTCGGCGATGCGCGCCGCACCGAAATCACCGCGAACAGCTCTGATATCAACATTGAAGATCTGATCAACCGCGAAGACGTGGTGGTCACCCTGTCTCACCAGGGCTATGTGAAGTATCAGCCGCTGACCGACTACGAAGCACAGCGTCGTGGCGGTAAAGGTAAATCTGCGGCACGCATTAAAGAAGAAGACTTTATTGACCGCCTGCTGGTGGCGAACACCCATGACACGATCCTCTGCTTCTCCAGCCGCGGTCGTCTGTACTGGATGAAAGTCTATCAGCTGCCGGAAGCGAGCCGTGGCGCGCGTGGCCGTCCAATCGTTAACCTGCTGCCGCTGGAAGCGAATGAACGTATCACCGCCATCCTGCCGGTACGCGAGTACGAAGAGGGCGTGAACGTCTTTATGGCGACCGCCAGCGGTACCGTGAAGAAAACCGCGCTGACCGAGTTCAGCCGCCCACGTTCCGCCGGGATCATCGCGGTGAACCTGAACGAAGGCGACGAGCTGATCGGTGTGGATCTGACCTCCGGTTCTGATGAAGTGATGCTGTTCTCTGCGGCCGGTAAAGTGGTGCGCTTTAAAGAGAACGCCGTTCGTGCAATGGGTCGTACCGCTACGGGCGTTCGTGGTATCAAACTGGCTGGCGAAGACAGCGTTGTTTCTCTGATTATTCCGCGCGGTGAAGGGGCTATCCTGACCGTGACGCAGAATGGTTACGGTAAACGTACGGCGGAAGGGGAATACCCAACCAAGTCTCGCGGCACGCAGGGCGTTATCTCTATCAAAGTGACCGAGCGCAACGGTTCCGTTGTGGGCGCGGTGCAGGTAGACGATGCCGATCAGATCATGATGATCACCGATGCCGGTACGCTGGTGCGTACCCGCGTGTCTGAGATCAGCGTGGTGGGGCGTAACACCCAGGGCGTGATCCTCATCCGTACAGCGGAAGATGAAAACGTGGTGGGTCTGCAGCGCGTTGCTGAGCCGGTGGATGACGAAGAGCTCGATTCCATCGACGGTAGCGTTGCGGAAGGCGATGATGATATCGCGCCGGAAGCCGACACCGACGATGACGTAGCGGATGACGCTGACGAGTAA
- the ubiG gene encoding bifunctional 2-polyprenyl-6-hydroxyphenol methylase/3-demethylubiquinol 3-O-methyltransferase UbiG: protein MNAEKSPVVHNVDHEEIAKFEAVASRWWDLEGEFKPLHRINPLRLGYIAERSGGLFGKKVLDVGCGGGILAESMAREGANVTGLDMGFEPLQVARLHALESGIQVEYVQETVEEHAAKHAHQYDVVTCMEMLEHVPDPQSVVHACAKLVKPGGQVFFSTINRNGKAWLMAVVGAEYVLRMVPKGTHDVKKFIKPAELLGWVDQTWLKEQHITGLHYNPLTDKFKLAPGVDVNYMLHTTAKND, encoded by the coding sequence ATGAATGCCGAAAAATCCCCGGTGGTTCACAACGTTGACCACGAAGAGATTGCCAAATTTGAAGCGGTGGCGTCCCGCTGGTGGGATCTCGAAGGTGAGTTCAAACCGCTGCATCGCATTAACCCGCTGCGTCTGGGCTATATCGCGGAGCGTTCCGGCGGTCTGTTCGGTAAGAAAGTGCTCGACGTCGGCTGCGGCGGCGGCATCCTGGCTGAGAGCATGGCGCGCGAAGGGGCGAATGTTACTGGCCTGGATATGGGCTTTGAACCGCTGCAGGTGGCCCGCCTTCACGCGCTGGAGTCCGGCATACAGGTGGAATACGTGCAGGAAACCGTGGAAGAGCACGCGGCAAAACACGCCCATCAGTACGATGTGGTGACCTGCATGGAGATGCTGGAGCACGTTCCCGATCCGCAGTCGGTGGTGCACGCCTGTGCAAAACTGGTGAAACCGGGCGGCCAGGTCTTCTTCTCAACCATCAACCGTAACGGTAAAGCCTGGCTGATGGCCGTTGTCGGCGCGGAGTATGTGCTGCGCATGGTGCCGAAAGGGACGCACGACGTGAAGAAATTCATCAAGCCTGCGGAACTGTTAGGCTGGGTTGACCAGACGTGGCTCAAAGAGCAGCACATCACCGGCCTGCACTACAATCCGTTGACCGATAAATTCAAGCTCGCACCGGGCGTAGATGTTAACTATATGTTGCACACCACCGCCAAAAACGACTAA